From Sphingopyxis sp. USTB-05, the proteins below share one genomic window:
- a CDS encoding hemerythrin domain-containing protein, which translates to MTETKIFARLKADHDRHRELLDRIDATQGDSDERRYLFETFRVEVTAHAASEEMSLYATMLANPDLRDEAQHSVAEHKEIEDFLTELYEMEFSSTGWLTRFRSMKERYLHHIDEEEEEMFPQAEKGLSEAKKRELIKIFEKEKPKEKAKAAEDEPSSEHAKA; encoded by the coding sequence ATGACCGAGACCAAAATCTTTGCGCGACTGAAGGCCGATCATGATCGGCACCGCGAGCTTCTCGATCGCATTGACGCGACCCAGGGCGACAGCGATGAGCGTCGCTATCTGTTCGAGACTTTCCGGGTCGAGGTGACCGCGCATGCGGCGTCGGAAGAAATGTCGCTCTACGCGACGATGCTCGCGAATCCCGATTTGCGCGACGAGGCGCAGCACAGCGTCGCCGAGCACAAGGAGATCGAGGACTTCCTCACCGAGCTGTATGAGATGGAGTTTTCTTCGACGGGATGGCTTACGCGCTTTCGGTCGATGAAGGAACGCTACCTCCACCATATCGACGAGGAGGAGGAGGAGATGTTCCCGCAGGCCGAAAAGGGGCTGTCTGAGGCGAAGAAGCGCGAACTCATCAAGATATTCGAGAAGGAGAAGCCAAAGGAAAAGGCGAAGGCGGCTGAGGACGAACCCTCAAGCGAACACGCGAAGGCCTGA
- a CDS encoding EAL domain-containing protein, with translation MGEGQRGFFGLLGARAGKPRGDSAANLHTHEALLLLQNYEESGQGWFWSTDAGGRLTYITDSVARLMGRTAGTLLGTAFVDLFLPVDSHGERQRTLPFLLTKQSKFDELPLRSAFEGDDRWWAISGRPQFDGGGKFTGYRGSGTDVTAQRRSAEDASRLALYDSLTGLANRFNISKKLDTTLAAFAQQQRSCAIMLLDLDRFKQVNDTLGHPAGDALLKQVAERLLKIVGDKEMVSRLGGDEFQIILPDIEDRGKLGDMAADIIGSLSQPYSVEGSRCIIGASVGVAIAPFDGLSSDDLVRNADLALYAAKGNGRGRFSFYSSELHTAAEDRRALEDDLRDALLRGEMALIYQPVVNARSNMVSGVEALIRWTHPERGIISPSVFIPIAEEAGLIWKLGEWVLRTACEDAASWPGDMRVAVNVSPIQFANADLPKVVAKALAATGLSSERLELEITESVFLGDTAETARMFKALKELGVRLALDDFGTGYSSLAYLQSAPFDKIKIDQSFVRDATVAGSRNGAIIAAIVALAEALEMETTAEGIESLDQLELIRKLNVSHVQGYVYSKPVPQAELLEHTSGTWTIKPTGPARQRNDRFSLFRKVGAIHDNHRYAVVIRNLSATGAFIEGLLDVPVGTRFVIDFGEGQLVTATVRRSMKHQQGVEFEQTMVSDGNGGLCTRHRVSPYLIAAATQSTSALALPSFTTTSDWKAA, from the coding sequence GTGGGCGAAGGCCAACGCGGCTTTTTCGGCCTGCTCGGCGCCCGTGCCGGCAAACCGCGCGGCGACTCCGCGGCAAATCTGCACACCCATGAAGCGCTGCTGCTTCTCCAGAATTATGAGGAAAGCGGCCAGGGATGGTTCTGGTCGACCGACGCCGGGGGGCGTCTCACCTATATCACCGATTCCGTCGCTCGACTGATGGGGCGCACGGCCGGCACATTGCTCGGCACAGCATTCGTCGATCTGTTCCTGCCCGTCGACAGCCACGGCGAACGCCAGCGTACCTTGCCCTTCCTTTTGACAAAACAGTCCAAGTTCGACGAATTGCCGCTGCGCAGTGCGTTCGAGGGCGACGATCGCTGGTGGGCGATTTCGGGCCGTCCGCAATTCGATGGCGGTGGCAAGTTCACGGGCTATCGTGGCAGCGGGACCGACGTGACCGCGCAGCGCCGCTCGGCCGAGGATGCATCGCGGCTCGCGCTTTATGACTCGCTGACCGGGCTCGCCAACCGCTTCAACATCTCGAAAAAGCTCGACACGACACTGGCTGCCTTCGCGCAGCAGCAGCGGTCGTGCGCGATCATGCTGCTTGATCTCGATCGCTTTAAACAAGTCAACGACACGCTCGGCCATCCGGCGGGCGACGCGTTGCTCAAACAGGTCGCCGAACGTCTGCTCAAGATTGTCGGCGACAAGGAAATGGTCAGCCGACTGGGCGGTGACGAATTCCAGATCATCCTTCCCGACATCGAGGATCGCGGCAAGCTCGGCGACATGGCGGCGGACATCATCGGCAGCCTGTCGCAGCCCTATTCGGTCGAGGGCAGCCGCTGTATCATCGGCGCTTCGGTGGGGGTCGCGATTGCGCCCTTCGACGGTTTGAGCAGCGACGACCTCGTTCGCAATGCCGACCTGGCCCTTTATGCGGCAAAAGGGAACGGCCGCGGGCGGTTCAGTTTCTATTCGAGCGAGCTCCACACCGCTGCCGAAGATCGCCGCGCGCTTGAGGACGATCTGCGCGACGCGCTGCTGCGCGGCGAGATGGCGCTGATCTATCAGCCCGTCGTCAATGCCCGATCGAACATGGTGAGCGGGGTCGAGGCACTGATCCGCTGGACCCATCCCGAACGCGGCATAATCTCTCCCTCGGTCTTCATCCCGATCGCGGAGGAGGCCGGCCTGATCTGGAAACTGGGCGAATGGGTACTGCGCACCGCATGCGAAGATGCCGCGAGCTGGCCGGGCGACATGCGGGTCGCCGTCAATGTCTCGCCGATCCAGTTCGCGAATGCCGATCTGCCCAAGGTTGTCGCGAAAGCGCTCGCGGCGACCGGCCTCTCGTCCGAACGACTGGAACTGGAGATCACCGAAAGCGTGTTCCTCGGCGATACCGCCGAGACCGCGCGTATGTTCAAGGCGCTGAAGGAACTTGGGGTTCGTCTGGCCCTCGACGATTTCGGGACCGGCTATTCTTCGCTCGCCTATCTGCAGTCGGCGCCGTTCGACAAGATCAAGATCGACCAGAGTTTCGTCCGCGATGCGACGGTTGCCGGGTCGCGCAACGGCGCGATCATCGCCGCGATCGTCGCGCTCGCCGAGGCGCTCGAAATGGAGACTACCGCCGAGGGCATCGAATCGCTCGACCAGCTCGAACTCATCCGCAAGCTGAACGTCAGCCACGTCCAAGGCTATGTCTATAGCAAGCCGGTGCCGCAGGCCGAATTGCTCGAACACACATCGGGGACGTGGACGATCAAGCCGACGGGCCCCGCGCGCCAGCGCAATGATCGTTTCTCGCTGTTCCGCAAAGTCGGCGCGATCCATGACAATCATCGCTATGCGGTCGTGATCCGCAACCTGTCGGCCACCGGCGCCTTTATCGAGGGCCTGCTGGATGTGCCCGTCGGCACGCGCTTCGTTATCGATTTTGGCGAAGGGCAGCTTGTGACCGCTACGGTCCGCCGGTCGATGAAGCATCAGCAGGGCGTGGAATTCGAACAGACGATGGTCAGCGATGGCAATGGCGGGCTCTGCACGCGGCACCGCGTGTCACCCTATCTGATCGCGGCCGCGACCCAATCGACTTCGGCGTTGGCGCTGCCGTCGTTCACGACGACGAGCGACTGGAAGGCAGCCTGA
- a CDS encoding helix-turn-helix domain-containing protein, with translation MAMTVFLNNMPRSAGNGRASRRQLRLPLHGSKATGAEIAALVHNISATGMLVETSVAFEIGEVIEVNLPHSGKTAARVIWISGDLCGCQFEISISPATLSAAQLRSVVGPDASAPDDQPAPGAESFGLRLQRLRTTRELTQGQLALRLGVSEPSISAWELDKARPKAGRMEALSVALGVEITELLGVGEVENLSELVERAKAQIAKAAGVTPDKIKFTIEM, from the coding sequence ATGGCGATGACTGTGTTTCTAAACAATATGCCGCGATCGGCTGGCAACGGTCGTGCATCGCGGCGGCAATTACGGCTTCCCCTGCACGGATCGAAAGCCACCGGCGCCGAAATCGCGGCGCTCGTTCACAATATTTCCGCGACGGGCATGCTTGTCGAAACCAGCGTAGCGTTCGAAATCGGCGAGGTGATCGAGGTTAATCTGCCGCATAGCGGTAAAACCGCGGCGCGGGTGATCTGGATCAGCGGCGACCTTTGCGGATGCCAGTTCGAGATATCGATCTCGCCCGCGACGCTCAGCGCCGCGCAACTGCGAAGCGTGGTAGGGCCGGACGCGTCAGCGCCAGACGACCAGCCCGCCCCCGGCGCCGAAAGCTTCGGCCTCCGCCTGCAGCGACTGCGAACGACAAGGGAATTGACGCAGGGCCAGCTCGCGCTCCGGCTGGGAGTCAGCGAGCCCTCGATTTCTGCCTGGGAGCTCGACAAGGCCAGGCCAAAGGCCGGCCGGATGGAAGCCCTGTCGGTAGCGCTCGGCGTCGAAATCACCGAGCTTCTCGGCGTCGGCGAGGTCGAAAATCTGAGCGAGCTGGTCGAGCGGGCCAAAGCCCAAATCGCCAAGGCGGCCGGCGTCACGCCCGACAAGATCAAGTTCACGATCGAGATGTGA
- a CDS encoding molecular chaperone gives MTALAMVKRHARALLAALVALAVLVTPALAMRVSPMVIEMESRGSNAVARIEVQNINPANLAFQTRVFRMEIDKDGTITETPADDQFLVFPPQGVLAAGGRQVVRLQWVGDTEMAASQAYYVSVEQLPVPFEAGSSDSVGAQVQVLYNMRALVVVAPPGAKPDVKASMVKQLNYQPPALPGATELPPMQDGLEITLRNDGRRHALMANFGWQIEGTDAAGKWLRVDISPEELNRAVGTGYVPALGERTFRVPVPGFGPGPIKLSFKR, from the coding sequence ATGACAGCTTTGGCGATGGTGAAGCGTCATGCGCGCGCATTACTGGCTGCGCTTGTCGCATTGGCCGTGCTGGTGACCCCTGCGCTGGCGATGCGCGTATCGCCGATGGTGATCGAAATGGAATCGCGCGGTTCCAATGCCGTGGCGCGGATCGAAGTCCAGAACATCAACCCCGCCAATCTTGCGTTCCAGACCCGCGTTTTCCGGATGGAAATCGACAAGGACGGGACAATAACCGAAACCCCGGCCGACGATCAGTTCCTCGTCTTCCCGCCGCAAGGCGTTCTGGCTGCCGGCGGCCGTCAGGTCGTCCGTCTGCAATGGGTCGGCGACACCGAAATGGCCGCATCGCAGGCTTATTACGTGTCGGTCGAGCAGTTGCCGGTTCCGTTCGAAGCCGGTTCATCCGATTCTGTCGGTGCCCAGGTCCAGGTGCTTTACAATATGCGCGCGCTGGTCGTCGTGGCGCCCCCGGGCGCAAAGCCCGACGTGAAGGCCTCTATGGTCAAGCAACTCAATTATCAGCCGCCGGCGCTTCCCGGGGCGACCGAACTGCCGCCGATGCAGGACGGGCTGGAAATCACCCTGCGTAATGATGGTCGGCGTCATGCGCTGATGGCCAATTTCGGATGGCAGATCGAAGGCACCGATGCCGCCGGCAAATGGCTTCGCGTCGATATTTCGCCGGAAGAATTGAACCGTGCCGTCGGCACCGGCTATGTCCCCGCCCTCGGCGAGCGGACGTTCCGCGTTCCGGTTCCCGGTTTCGGCCCCGGACCGATCAAGCTGTCGTTCAAGCGGTGA
- a CDS encoding spore coat protein U domain-containing protein, translated as MRFMIFALAAAAFAVPANAEEIQNVRSLDIAVSGAIRQHCAMGSIANMDFGNLERRGLGIETRVALDCNVPFTMTIKGARGGLTHTTMPNGQGPYGGVLPYNLAVEMPVRYPSQQTVSKSFDSHQLLAGGVISSNGGIATDGMRLAVQLGQPSGEAGLLAGEYSETITITVSPI; from the coding sequence ATGAGGTTCATGATTTTTGCGCTCGCCGCGGCGGCTTTTGCTGTGCCCGCGAACGCAGAAGAAATCCAGAACGTCCGATCGCTCGACATCGCGGTCAGCGGGGCGATCCGGCAACATTGTGCGATGGGCAGCATCGCCAACATGGATTTCGGCAATCTCGAACGCCGAGGCCTTGGCATCGAGACGCGCGTCGCGCTCGATTGCAACGTGCCCTTCACCATGACGATCAAGGGCGCACGAGGCGGCCTGACCCACACCACGATGCCCAACGGTCAAGGGCCGTACGGCGGCGTCCTGCCCTATAATCTCGCCGTCGAAATGCCCGTGCGATATCCCTCGCAGCAGACGGTAAGCAAATCCTTCGACAGCCATCAGCTTCTGGCCGGTGGCGTCATTTCCAGCAACGGCGGGATCGCGACGGACGGCATGCGTCTGGCGGTCCAGCTTGGTCAGCCTTCGGGCGAGGCCGGGCTGCTGGCTGGCGAATATTCGGAAACGATCACGATCACGGTCTCTCCGATCTGA
- a CDS encoding helix-turn-helix domain-containing protein — MAIHAMIEKQQTVESERGAPRMHMRFEAPGSLDGNNAGTTVVIHNLSATGMLIETASDLAIGQRLTVALPEAPDCAATIVWRSEALAGCRFDRPLSRAALSAAQLRNPLPDDVDPARTPDGDELLAQRLLRLRKEHGLSRAALSDRTGFSKPSIWAWESGKTVPRRGNLIALADAFGISERELLAGDTSTAHGDPAANAQQMHALVRSSREEIAALAGVEPGKVRITIEY; from the coding sequence ATGGCCATTCATGCGATGATCGAAAAGCAGCAGACCGTCGAAAGCGAGCGCGGTGCTCCCCGCATGCATATGCGCTTTGAAGCGCCCGGATCACTCGACGGCAACAATGCGGGCACCACCGTTGTGATTCACAATTTGTCGGCGACCGGGATGTTGATCGAGACGGCATCCGATCTGGCCATTGGCCAGCGGCTTACGGTGGCGCTGCCCGAAGCTCCCGATTGTGCGGCCACTATCGTGTGGCGCAGCGAGGCGCTGGCTGGCTGCCGTTTTGACCGCCCCCTATCGCGCGCGGCGCTTAGCGCGGCGCAGCTGCGTAATCCGCTTCCTGACGACGTCGATCCTGCCCGCACGCCCGATGGCGACGAGCTATTGGCCCAGCGCCTTCTCCGGCTCCGCAAGGAACATGGGCTCAGCCGCGCAGCCCTTTCGGATCGAACGGGATTCAGCAAACCGAGCATCTGGGCATGGGAAAGCGGCAAGACCGTCCCGCGGCGCGGAAATTTGATCGCGCTGGCCGATGCCTTTGGAATTTCGGAACGCGAGCTGCTCGCCGGCGATACTTCGACCGCGCATGGCGACCCTGCGGCGAACGCACAGCAAATGCATGCGCTAGTCCGGTCGAGCCGCGAAGAGATTGCCGCGCTGGCCGGCGTCGAGCCGGGCAAGGTCCGGATCACGATCGAATATTGA
- a CDS encoding MerR family transcriptional regulator, whose amino-acid sequence MRTVRQVAKAAGISVRTLHHYDAIDLLKPGHVGANGYRYYGREELLRLQQILFYRELGLPLAGIAAVLDDPAFDPLAALREHRTALDARIGHYRTLIRTIDRTIASLEKDEDMEDNDYYAGIAPETRDRWQREAEDFWGKDAVAAAAAKARSFSKEQVAAIQSEMEVIRADFQRLFRDGADPASDAVQAVTDRHYRWVSHSWTPDAEAFGGLGRYYVENPEFRGTYDDDKIAGCPEFIAAAMAVYADRSL is encoded by the coding sequence ATGCGGACGGTTCGGCAAGTCGCAAAAGCGGCGGGCATCAGCGTCAGGACATTGCATCATTATGATGCGATCGACCTGCTGAAGCCCGGCCATGTCGGCGCCAACGGCTATCGCTATTATGGCAGGGAGGAGTTGCTGCGGCTGCAGCAGATCCTTTTCTACCGCGAGCTTGGCCTGCCGCTGGCCGGGATCGCTGCGGTGCTCGACGACCCCGCCTTCGATCCGCTTGCCGCGCTGCGCGAGCACCGCACGGCGCTCGACGCCCGGATCGGCCATTACCGGACCCTCATCCGAACCATCGATCGCACGATCGCATCACTGGAAAAGGACGAGGATATGGAAGACAATGACTATTACGCCGGCATAGCCCCCGAAACGCGCGACCGTTGGCAGCGCGAGGCCGAGGATTTTTGGGGCAAGGACGCCGTCGCGGCGGCGGCGGCAAAGGCGCGATCATTCAGTAAGGAACAGGTCGCAGCCATTCAGTCCGAAATGGAAGTAATCCGCGCTGATTTCCAGCGCCTGTTCCGCGACGGTGCCGATCCCGCTTCCGACGCGGTGCAGGCCGTGACGGACCGCCATTATCGCTGGGTATCGCATAGCTGGACGCCAGACGCCGAAGCCTTCGGGGGCCTCGGCCGCTATTATGTCGAAAATCCGGAGTTCCGCGGCACCTATGACGACGACAAAATAGCGGGATGCCCCGAGTTCATCGCGGCCGCGATGGCGGTTTACGCTGACCGGTCGCTCTGA
- the queA gene encoding tRNA preQ1(34) S-adenosylmethionine ribosyltransferase-isomerase QueA, whose protein sequence is MRVDAFDFDLPNERIALRPARPRDAARMLVVDGGQIVDAGVADLPMWLRPGDCLVFNDTRVIPAQLEGRRGDARIGATLHKRIDLRRWQAFIRNAKRLRVGETVDFGAGVEAFAEERLSDGSFILAFAGDEPVEVLLERAGTMPLPPYIAGKRPTDEDDRSDYQTMFAREDGAVAAPTAALHFTPKLLDALAAAGVATETLTLHVGAGTFLPVKADNTEDHVMHAEWGQIDADTAARLNAVRAAGGRVIAVGTTSLRLLESAAQDDGTIAPFAGDTAIFITPGYRFRAIDGLMTNFHLPRSTLFMLVSALMGLETMQAAYAHAIGNDYRFYSYGDSSLLLPRQSDRSA, encoded by the coding sequence ATGCGCGTCGACGCCTTCGATTTCGATCTACCCAATGAGCGTATCGCGCTTCGCCCCGCGCGGCCGCGCGATGCGGCGCGGATGCTCGTCGTCGATGGCGGCCAGATCGTCGACGCGGGCGTTGCCGACCTGCCGATGTGGTTGCGCCCCGGCGACTGTTTGGTCTTCAACGATACGCGCGTTATTCCGGCGCAGCTCGAGGGACGGCGCGGGGACGCGCGCATCGGCGCCACGCTGCACAAGCGGATCGACCTGCGCCGCTGGCAAGCCTTCATCCGCAATGCCAAAAGGCTGCGCGTGGGCGAGACGGTCGATTTCGGCGCCGGTGTCGAAGCGTTCGCCGAGGAGCGGCTGTCCGACGGCAGCTTCATCCTGGCCTTCGCCGGCGACGAGCCGGTCGAAGTGCTGCTCGAACGTGCGGGCACGATGCCGCTGCCGCCCTATATTGCGGGCAAGCGTCCCACCGATGAAGACGACCGCAGCGATTATCAGACGATGTTCGCGCGCGAGGATGGCGCGGTCGCGGCACCCACCGCCGCGCTACACTTCACGCCGAAGCTGCTCGATGCACTTGCCGCGGCGGGCGTCGCAACCGAAACGCTGACACTGCACGTCGGTGCGGGTACCTTCCTGCCCGTGAAGGCCGACAACACCGAAGATCATGTCATGCACGCCGAATGGGGCCAGATCGACGCCGACACCGCGGCGCGGCTCAATGCGGTGCGCGCGGCGGGCGGCCGCGTCATCGCGGTCGGGACCACCAGCCTGCGCCTGCTCGAAAGCGCGGCGCAGGATGATGGCACGATCGCGCCCTTCGCGGGCGACACGGCAATATTCATTACTCCAGGCTATCGCTTCAGGGCGATCGACGGCCTGATGACCAACTTCCATCTACCGCGCTCGACATTGTTCATGTTGGTCAGCGCGCTGATGGGGCTGGAGACGATGCAGGCCGCTTACGCCCACGCCATCGGAAACGACTATCGTTTCTACAGCTATGGCGACTCCAGCCTGCTGCTTCCGCGTCAGAGCGACCGGTCAGCGTAA
- a CDS encoding peptidylprolyl isomerase, with the protein MTSSFRPLVLTAMAFGLSVAAIAQDAPPAPGPNPEESQPAPPVETPAPPPLDTPAAPAATEAAPAVQAPAVPTMTPDQYINNPEYMLNLDLSTGGRVVIQLFPNVAPNHVDRIKQLARAGFYDGIKFHRVIDGFMAQTGDPSATGQGGSQLPDLKAEFNVTPHLRGTLSMARAENEDSANSQFFIMLQPRFSLDRRYTAFGRVISGMQYIDAIHKGEPPEVMSRMVQVSVAADNKPMPPASMLTETVPAPAAAPEVTLDQLNAPIKQ; encoded by the coding sequence ATGACATCTTCCTTCCGCCCCTTGGTTCTTACGGCGATGGCGTTCGGTCTCTCGGTTGCGGCGATCGCACAGGATGCGCCGCCCGCGCCCGGCCCAAATCCTGAAGAAAGCCAGCCGGCGCCGCCGGTGGAAACCCCGGCTCCGCCGCCGCTCGACACCCCGGCTGCACCCGCGGCGACTGAAGCCGCGCCCGCGGTCCAGGCGCCCGCAGTGCCGACGATGACGCCCGACCAATATATCAACAACCCGGAATATATGCTGAACCTCGACCTTTCGACGGGCGGCCGGGTTGTGATCCAGCTCTTTCCCAATGTCGCGCCGAACCATGTCGATCGTATCAAGCAGCTTGCGCGCGCGGGCTTTTACGACGGGATCAAGTTCCACCGCGTGATCGACGGTTTTATGGCGCAGACGGGCGATCCGAGCGCGACCGGGCAGGGCGGCTCGCAGCTTCCCGACCTGAAAGCCGAGTTCAACGTGACCCCGCATCTGCGCGGTACGCTGTCGATGGCGCGCGCCGAGAATGAGGATAGCGCGAACAGCCAATTCTTCATCATGCTCCAGCCGCGCTTTTCGCTCGACCGCCGATACACGGCGTTCGGCCGTGTCATTTCGGGCATGCAATATATCGACGCGATCCATAAGGGCGAGCCGCCCGAGGTGATGTCGCGCATGGTGCAGGTTTCGGTCGCGGCCGATAACAAGCCGATGCCGCCGGCCTCGATGCTCACGGAAACGGTACCCGCGCCCGCTGCCGCGCCTGAAGTGACGCTCGACCAGCTCAACGCGCCGATCAAGCAGTAA
- the coaD gene encoding pantetheine-phosphate adenylyltransferase, protein MRVGVYPGTFDPITLGHMDIIRRGAKFVDRLIIGVTTNIAKSPLFDDDERIAMVKAEVAGIDGDIEVVGFNSLLMDFADAQGASIIVRGIRGVTDFEYEYQLTGMNRQLNDRVETVFLMADVSLQPIASRLVKEIAIFGGDIHKFVTPSVRDAVVARIAERGLLQGER, encoded by the coding sequence ATGCGGGTGGGGGTTTATCCGGGTACGTTCGATCCGATCACGCTCGGCCATATGGACATCATCCGCCGCGGTGCGAAGTTCGTCGACCGGCTGATCATCGGGGTGACGACCAACATCGCGAAATCGCCCTTGTTCGACGACGACGAACGGATCGCAATGGTAAAAGCCGAGGTTGCGGGAATCGATGGAGACATTGAGGTCGTCGGCTTCAATTCGCTGCTGATGGACTTCGCCGATGCCCAGGGCGCCTCGATCATCGTCCGCGGCATTCGCGGTGTCACCGATTTCGAATATGAGTATCAGCTGACGGGCATGAACCGCCAACTCAATGACCGTGTCGAAACCGTCTTTCTGATGGCCGACGTCAGTCTTCAGCCGATCGCATCGCGGCTGGTCAAGGAAATCGCGATCTTTGGCGGCGACATCCACAAATTCGTGACGCCCTCGGTACGCGATGCGGTCGTCGCTCGCATCGCCGAGCGGGGGCTCCTTCAGGGCGAGCGCTGA
- a CDS encoding polyprenyl synthetase family protein: protein MLLSTQAEVAAGTDNLFEQLLAVPSDPRRPLYEAMRHAAVAGGKRLRPLLVRAAGDLFHVDRSLTLRVGAAVEAMHVYSLIHDDLPCMDDDDMRRGKPTVHKAFDEATAVLAGDSLHALAFEWLCDPVTSSDPFVRSELCCELARAAGPAGMAGGQMMDLAAETSNFDLPTVTRLQQLKTGALIAFSVEAGAILARIPPDSRTPLRGYARDIGLAFQIADDIMDVEGDEALAGKALHKDDAAGKATFVTLMGIERAREQATALVEQAIAHLAGFGEEATLLRAIARYVVERDR, encoded by the coding sequence TTGCTGCTGTCCACCCAGGCCGAGGTCGCGGCCGGAACAGACAATCTCTTCGAACAGCTTCTCGCGGTACCGTCCGATCCGCGCAGGCCACTTTATGAAGCGATGCGGCATGCTGCGGTTGCGGGCGGCAAGCGGCTACGGCCCTTGCTGGTGCGTGCGGCGGGTGATCTGTTCCATGTTGACCGCTCGCTGACGCTGCGCGTCGGGGCGGCGGTGGAGGCGATGCACGTCTATTCGCTGATCCATGACGACCTGCCGTGCATGGACGATGACGATATGCGCCGCGGCAAGCCGACGGTGCACAAGGCCTTTGATGAAGCAACTGCGGTGCTCGCGGGCGATTCGCTTCATGCCCTCGCGTTCGAATGGCTGTGCGATCCGGTGACGAGCAGCGACCCGTTCGTGCGTAGCGAACTGTGCTGCGAACTTGCACGCGCCGCGGGCCCGGCTGGCATGGCGGGTGGGCAGATGATGGACCTTGCCGCCGAGACCTCGAATTTCGACTTGCCGACGGTGACGCGCCTGCAGCAACTGAAGACCGGGGCGCTGATCGCTTTTTCGGTCGAAGCCGGCGCGATACTTGCGCGGATTCCGCCCGACAGCCGCACTCCGCTGCGCGGTTATGCGCGTGATATCGGGCTCGCCTTTCAGATCGCCGACGACATCATGGATGTCGAGGGTGACGAGGCGCTGGCGGGCAAGGCGCTGCACAAGGACGACGCTGCGGGCAAGGCGACCTTCGTCACCCTGATGGGGATCGAGCGTGCGCGCGAACAGGCGACCGCGCTCGTCGAACAGGCGATTGCGCATCTGGCCGGCTTCGGCGAAGAAGCGACGCTGCTACGCGCGATCGCGCGCTATGTCGTGGAAAGGGACCGTTGA
- a CDS encoding exodeoxyribonuclease VII small subunit codes for MTDTPETAAAVDIASLSFEAAMGELETIVRRLESGDVSLEESVTLYERGHALRGHCEARLAAAQARIEQVSLGADGRPTGTTPFGES; via the coding sequence ATGACGGATACCCCCGAAACCGCCGCCGCTGTCGACATCGCTTCTCTGTCATTCGAAGCGGCGATGGGCGAGCTTGAAACGATCGTGCGTCGGCTCGAGAGCGGGGACGTCAGTCTCGAGGAATCGGTGACGCTCTATGAACGCGGCCATGCGCTGCGCGGCCATTGCGAAGCGCGGCTTGCAGCGGCGCAGGCGCGGATCGAACAGGTCAGCCTGGGCGCCGATGGCCGGCCCACGGGAACCACTCCCTTCGGCGAAAGCTGA